In Rhodospirillaceae bacterium, the following proteins share a genomic window:
- a CDS encoding ferredoxin, with protein MARPDWTRRIEGPLAGSGLFLRGAFHPTPEDAVPPLPDGRATGTVVLIGNAGNDLWRAFRASDPDMAARHPLDRWVAGYLQAAAEALGAELVDAMRPPWPPIQQWAARAGAGYRSPINLVIHPEYGLWHTFRGALLTAQRLPLPDAPALDNPCDTCAGKPCLTTCPADAFALPEKETGNGPEGGRFAEFDSPACVDHVESPAGRGCRTVGCLARRACPVGRPWAYDREPAAYHMAAVVRTVRRWQAKRAG; from the coding sequence ATGGCCCGACCGGACTGGACGCGAAGGATCGAAGGCCCGCTCGCCGGCAGCGGCCTGTTCCTGCGCGGCGCGTTCCATCCGACGCCCGAAGACGCGGTGCCGCCGCTCCCGGACGGCCGGGCGACAGGGACGGTCGTGCTGATCGGCAACGCCGGCAACGACCTGTGGCGGGCGTTCCGGGCCAGCGATCCGGACATGGCGGCGCGCCATCCGCTGGATCGCTGGGTCGCCGGGTACCTGCAGGCTGCGGCCGAAGCGCTGGGCGCCGAGCTTGTCGATGCCATGCGGCCGCCCTGGCCGCCGATCCAGCAATGGGCCGCGCGCGCCGGCGCCGGTTACCGCTCGCCGATCAATCTGGTCATCCACCCGGAATACGGCCTGTGGCACACCTTCCGCGGCGCCCTGCTGACCGCGCAAAGACTGCCCCTGCCCGACGCGCCGGCGCTGGACAACCCCTGCGATACCTGCGCCGGCAAGCCCTGCCTGACGACCTGCCCGGCGGATGCCTTCGCCCTGCCCGAGAAAGAGACCGGGAACGGGCCGGAGGGCGGCCGTTTCGCCGAATTCGATTCGCCGGCCTGTGTCGACCATGTCGAGAGCCCGGCGGGACGCGGCTGCCGGACCGTCGGCTGCCTGGCGCGCCGCGCCTGCCCGGTCGGCCGCCCCTGGGCCTACGACCGCGAACCGGCGGCCTATCACATGGCCGCGGTGGTCAGGACGGTCCGCCGCTGGCAGGCCAAGCGCGCCGGATAG